From one Mya arenaria isolate MELC-2E11 chromosome 4, ASM2691426v1 genomic stretch:
- the LOC128230012 gene encoding transcription factor HES-1-like — translation MADMRDSPRDVASYLRKVRKPLVERQRRERMNASIDRLKLLIADTIRQQVSPMTRVDKADILELTVFHLTRLQHQQRAVHVATEAKDATSCIASYQTGFRDCLQEAVTYKAVNGACDPVVTTSVSGNLRSVYAQKRNRFQAAGGGIEEDDNRIPQIENQQPCTYSHQGHNPRAVFMSTPRRSDERLNRLTGQITIPSMGTQDCSPISQMTKGHDNVIIHNSSTSGLSFDSNDSGFSNLDVSADSQSPNRGVSLGSDGCFSFDRSNDDAVVQVTRDDVWRPW, via the exons ATGGCTGACATGCGGGATTCCCCACGGGACGTTGCTTCGTATCTGAGAAAG GTACGCAAGCCCCTAGTTGAGCGTCAACGACGTGAGAGGATGAACGCAAGTATTGACCGTCTCAAGCTCCTTATCGCGGACACCATCCGACAACAG GTGTCACCAATGACGCGTGTGGACAAGGCGGACATCCTGGAGCTCACCGTGTTCCATCTGACACGGCTACAGCATCAGCAGAGGGCCGTTCACGTAGCAACCGAAGCCAAAGACGCCACCTCATGCATAGCCTCTTACCAGACCGGTTTCCGGGATTGCTTACAGGAGGCGGTCACATATAAAGCTGTAAACGGCGCGTGTGATCCGGTTGTTACGACCAGTGTGAGCGGAAATTTGAGGAGCGTCTATGCACAGAAGCGGAATAGATTCCAGGCTGCTGGAGGAGGGATTGAGGAAGATGATAATCGGATTCCACAGATAGAAAACCAACAGCCCTGTACATATAGTCACCAAGGCCATAACCCACGGGCCGTTTTCATGTCAACGCCAAGAAGATCGGACGAACGGTTGAATCGATTGACGGGTCAAATCACAATACCCTCTATGGGAACTCAGGATTGCTCGCCGATCTCGCAGATGACAAAAGGCCACGATAACGTCATCATACATAATTCCAGCACTTCCGGGTTGAGTTTCGACAGCAATGATTCTGGATTTTCCAACCTCGACGTGTCTGCTGACAGTCAATCACCAAACCGAGGTGTATCTTTGGGGTCAGAtggttgtttttcatttgaccGAAGTAACGATGATGCAGTCGTGCAAGTGACCAGAGACGATGTTTGGCGCCCGTGGTAG